One region of Jatrophihabitans cynanchi genomic DNA includes:
- a CDS encoding LCP family protein has product MADTQPDRTPARARPVLSARTRFGLRVSVAALSFVLLVGSGYAWATFQNFTSDVPHGAPVPALAKGQSDLDGHDTNVLLVGNDSRAGASRAELKALSAGGGGGGANTDTMMVLHVPANGKAPTLISIPRDSWVTIPGYGKGKINSAYGDAYTSAKNAHRSEQDAQSAGLLQTIKTIDLLTGLHIDHYMQVNLLGFYRISNAIGGVSVCLNAAQNARTDSDAYGHGYSGIDLPKGVSVIKGKQALAFVRQRHGLPNGDLDRIKRQQYFLASAFGKITSAGVLLNPFKLHDLLTAVGSSLLTDPSLDLLDLARQVQSVASGTIRYLTIPNLGPQLIYPDGIETAIVGVDTAAMPGFIRQLRGEAADPDLAAAKAAKPATVTLDVLNGTDIVGLAGRNAAALRTLGFHVDVVDSAGNTASKTLIQYPAGAQAAAKAARAAVPGAQLVLTSTVKRVTVVLGTDGRQAATLARSPSSATTSHAPAKPARKANGGLGCIN; this is encoded by the coding sequence GTGGCCGACACGCAGCCCGATCGGACCCCGGCCCGTGCGCGACCGGTGCTCAGCGCGCGCACCCGGTTCGGGCTGCGCGTGAGCGTCGCGGCCCTCTCGTTCGTGCTGCTGGTCGGCAGTGGCTACGCGTGGGCGACGTTCCAGAACTTCACCAGCGACGTCCCGCACGGTGCGCCGGTTCCCGCACTCGCCAAGGGGCAGAGCGATCTCGACGGCCACGACACGAACGTGCTGCTCGTCGGCAACGACAGCAGGGCCGGGGCCAGCCGCGCCGAACTGAAGGCGCTCAGCGCGGGTGGTGGCGGCGGCGGCGCCAACACGGACACGATGATGGTGCTGCACGTTCCCGCGAACGGTAAGGCCCCGACGCTGATCTCGATCCCGCGCGACTCGTGGGTGACGATTCCCGGCTACGGCAAGGGCAAGATCAACTCCGCGTACGGCGACGCGTACACCAGCGCGAAGAACGCGCACCGCAGCGAGCAGGACGCGCAGAGCGCCGGGCTGTTGCAGACGATCAAGACGATCGACCTGCTCACCGGGCTGCACATCGATCACTACATGCAGGTGAACCTGCTCGGGTTCTACCGGATCAGCAACGCGATCGGCGGCGTGAGCGTGTGCCTGAACGCCGCGCAGAACGCCCGGACCGACTCCGACGCGTACGGGCACGGGTACTCCGGCATCGACCTGCCCAAGGGCGTCTCGGTGATCAAGGGCAAGCAGGCGCTGGCGTTCGTGCGGCAGCGCCACGGGCTGCCCAACGGGGACCTGGACCGCATCAAGCGACAGCAGTACTTCCTCGCCTCGGCGTTCGGCAAGATCACCTCAGCGGGGGTGCTGCTGAACCCGTTCAAGCTGCACGACCTGCTCACCGCGGTCGGCTCGTCGTTGCTCACCGATCCGTCGCTCGACCTGCTCGATCTCGCCCGGCAGGTCCAGTCCGTGGCCAGCGGCACGATCAGGTACCTGACGATTCCGAACCTCGGGCCGCAGCTGATCTACCCGGACGGCATCGAGACGGCGATCGTGGGTGTCGACACCGCGGCGATGCCCGGGTTCATCCGCCAGTTGCGCGGCGAGGCGGCCGATCCGGACCTGGCCGCGGCGAAGGCGGCCAAGCCCGCGACGGTCACGCTGGACGTGTTGAACGGCACGGACATCGTCGGCCTGGCCGGCCGCAACGCGGCAGCGCTGCGCACGCTGGGCTTTCACGTGGACGTCGTCGACTCCGCCGGCAACACCGCGTCCAAGACGCTGATCCAGTACCCGGCTGGCGCCCAGGCGGCGGCGAAGGCGGCCCGGGCAGCGGTCCCCGGCGCACAGCTCGTGCTGACCTCGACCGTGAAGCGGGTCACCGTGGTGCTCGGCACCGACGGGCGGCAGGCGGCCACGCTGGCCCGTTCGCCGAGCAGCGCGACCACCAGCCACGCGCCCGCGAAGCCGGCGCGCAAGGCCAACGGCGGCCTCGGCTGCATCAACTGA
- a CDS encoding serine hydrolase domain-containing protein, translating into MDADVLAAVGSWPVDSAAVAVVGPAGVLASTGPLDTPFALASVTKPLAALAILVAVEEGAIELTHPVDEALVPGATLRHLLAHASGLAPEQPMRSFPPAVRRVYSNVGIELAGGLVEKATGMAFGDYFTDALVRPLGLTGTSLPGSPARDGVSTVADLARVVQELQAPSGLLHPDTLADLRTVQYPGLRGVLPGFGGQPDNSWGLGFEIRDHKSPHWTGSANSPETYGHFGQSGTMFWIDPAAGVALVALADRDFGPWAAHAWPALSDAVLAAAR; encoded by the coding sequence GGTCGACTCCGCGGCGGTCGCGGTGGTCGGCCCAGCCGGAGTGCTCGCGTCGACCGGACCGCTCGACACGCCGTTCGCCCTCGCGTCGGTGACCAAACCCCTTGCGGCATTGGCGATCCTCGTCGCGGTCGAGGAGGGCGCGATCGAGCTGACCCACCCGGTGGACGAGGCGCTGGTGCCCGGCGCGACGCTGCGCCACCTGCTCGCGCACGCGTCCGGGCTGGCGCCCGAGCAGCCGATGCGCTCGTTCCCGCCGGCGGTGCGCCGGGTGTACTCCAACGTGGGCATCGAGCTCGCCGGCGGGCTCGTCGAGAAGGCCACCGGCATGGCGTTCGGCGACTACTTCACCGACGCCCTGGTGCGCCCGCTCGGGCTGACCGGGACCTCGCTGCCCGGCTCGCCCGCCCGCGACGGGGTCTCGACGGTGGCCGACCTGGCGCGTGTGGTGCAGGAGCTGCAGGCCCCGAGCGGGCTGCTGCACCCGGACACGCTGGCCGACCTGCGCACCGTGCAGTACCCGGGGCTGCGTGGCGTGCTGCCGGGGTTCGGCGGGCAGCCGGACAACAGCTGGGGGCTGGGCTTCGAGATCCGCGACCACAAGTCGCCGCACTGGACCGGCTCGGCGAACTCGCCGGAGACCTACGGGCACTTCGGGCAGAGCGGCACGATGTTCTGGATCGATCCCGCGGCCGGAGTGGCCCTGGTGGCGCTGGCCGATCGCGACTTCGGGCCGTGGGCGGCACATGCCTGGCCCGCGCTCAGTGACGCGGTGCTGGCCGCGGCCCGCTGA
- a CDS encoding DNA-3-methyladenine glycosylase family protein codes for MTAVAPAALARQWSACRPVNVLGTLAPLRRGPGDPAHRVDPDGTFWWACHTPAGPGTLAVRAVADGARADAWGAGAAWLLDRLPALLGDGDDWSAVDVAAWPRLRDAQRANPGVRLPATGLVLDSLVPAVLEQRVTGTEAHTAWRGLLRRFGTVAPGPRADLFVPPGPRELLDVPAWGWHRLGVDGKRQRAIRAAATVARRLEECVMMPAAAAMARLRVVPGVGEWTAAETALRAFGDPDAVSVGDFHLADLVVHALTGRARGTDAQMLDLLVPWAGQRARVVRLIELSGVTPPKFGPRFAPNDIRRI; via the coding sequence ATGACGGCGGTTGCCCCGGCCGCGCTGGCGCGGCAGTGGTCCGCGTGCCGCCCGGTGAACGTGCTGGGCACGCTGGCGCCGCTGCGCCGTGGCCCCGGCGACCCGGCGCACCGCGTCGACCCGGACGGGACGTTCTGGTGGGCCTGCCACACCCCGGCCGGCCCGGGCACGCTGGCGGTGCGGGCGGTCGCGGACGGCGCGAGAGCCGACGCCTGGGGTGCGGGCGCGGCCTGGCTGCTGGACCGGCTGCCGGCGCTGCTCGGCGACGGCGACGACTGGTCTGCGGTGGACGTCGCGGCGTGGCCGCGGCTGCGGGACGCGCAGCGGGCGAACCCCGGCGTCCGGTTGCCCGCCACCGGGCTGGTGCTCGACTCGCTCGTTCCCGCCGTGCTGGAGCAGCGGGTCACCGGCACCGAGGCGCACACCGCCTGGCGCGGGCTGCTGCGCCGGTTCGGCACCGTGGCGCCCGGTCCGCGTGCGGACCTGTTCGTGCCGCCCGGCCCGCGCGAGCTGCTCGACGTGCCCGCCTGGGGCTGGCACCGGCTCGGCGTGGACGGCAAGCGGCAGCGGGCGATCCGGGCCGCGGCGACCGTCGCGCGCCGGCTGGAGGAGTGCGTGATGATGCCGGCCGCCGCCGCGATGGCCCGGCTGCGCGTCGTCCCCGGGGTGGGGGAGTGGACCGCGGCGGAGACCGCGCTGCGCGCGTTCGGCGACCCGGACGCGGTGAGCGTGGGCGACTTCCACCTGGCCGACCTGGTGGTGCATGCGCTCACCGGCCGGGCGCGCGGCACCGACGCGCAGATGCTCGACCTGCTCGTCCCGTGGGCCGGTCAGCGGGCACGGGTGGTGCGGCTGATCGAGCTGTCCGGTGTCACGCCGCCGAAGTTCGGGCCCCGCTTCGCCCCGAACGACATCCGCCGGATCTGA
- a CDS encoding TIGR03089 family protein, translating into MGSPEQLFADLLAADPGRPFITYYDEASGERTELSARSLANWVSKTHHLLTTELGLGAGDSALLALPAHWISLPPLLGVLTAGLAFTDNPAQAAVAFVSPDTVASAGAVPDRYAVAPDAAAVGFRDDPPGGALDFVAAVRPQADAWASVHFGAGPGDPCLDGHNRGEVTEWARRRAEALGLSAGARVLCTRDWVTQVDWLDTVLAPLSVGGSLVYVRNCSDEDVLSRRAGQERASVRIR; encoded by the coding sequence ATGGGCTCACCCGAGCAGTTGTTCGCGGACCTGCTGGCGGCCGATCCGGGCCGCCCGTTCATCACCTACTACGACGAGGCCAGCGGTGAGCGCACCGAATTGTCGGCGCGATCGCTGGCCAACTGGGTGAGCAAGACACACCACCTGCTGACCACCGAACTCGGCCTCGGCGCGGGTGACAGCGCACTGCTCGCGCTGCCCGCGCACTGGATCTCGCTGCCGCCGCTGCTGGGCGTGCTCACCGCCGGGCTGGCGTTCACCGACAACCCGGCGCAGGCGGCGGTCGCGTTCGTCTCGCCCGACACCGTGGCTTCGGCCGGCGCGGTGCCCGACCGGTACGCGGTAGCGCCGGACGCGGCGGCGGTGGGCTTCCGGGACGACCCGCCGGGCGGCGCGCTCGACTTCGTGGCCGCGGTGCGTCCACAGGCGGACGCCTGGGCGAGCGTGCACTTCGGTGCCGGCCCCGGCGATCCGTGCCTGGACGGGCACAACCGCGGCGAGGTCACCGAGTGGGCGCGGCGACGCGCCGAGGCGCTGGGGCTGTCGGCCGGCGCGCGCGTGCTGTGCACCCGGGACTGGGTTACCCAGGTCGACTGGCTGGACACCGTGCTCGCCCCGCTGTCGGTGGGCGGCTCGCTGGTCTACGTCCGCAACTGCAGTGACGAGGACGTGCTGAGCCGCCGCGCCGGGCAGGAGCGCGCGAGCGTCCGCATCCGGTGA
- the manB gene encoding mannose-1-phosphate guanylyltransferase: protein MGSTDAVILVGGLGTRLRPLTLSAPKPMLPTAGVPFLTHLIARIRDAGVRHIVLGTSYRAEVFQSYFGDGTALGVELEYVVEDEPLGTGGAIRNVADRLRGDTVMIFNGDVLCGVDLRALLARHHDSAADVTLYLTKVPDPRAFGCVPTDPDGWVTAFLEKDPDPVTDQINAGAYVFKRSVVEAIPAGRAVSVERETFPGLLAAGALVAGYVDSGYWRDLGRPADFVAGSADLVRGLAPSPALPGPAGEALVLAGATVDPAATVTGGTTVGAGCTVGAGAVLDGAVLFDGSRVAEGAVVRRSVVGFGATIGAGTVLEDAVIGDRARIGARIELCGGARVWPDAELTDGAIRFSSDL from the coding sequence GTGGGTTCGACCGACGCGGTGATCCTGGTGGGCGGCCTCGGCACGCGCCTTCGCCCGCTCACCCTCTCGGCGCCGAAGCCGATGCTGCCGACCGCCGGCGTCCCGTTCCTGACCCACCTGATCGCGCGCATCAGGGATGCCGGCGTGCGCCACATCGTGCTGGGCACCTCCTACCGGGCCGAGGTCTTCCAGTCGTACTTCGGTGACGGAACCGCCCTCGGTGTCGAGCTCGAGTACGTCGTCGAGGACGAGCCGCTGGGCACGGGTGGCGCCATCCGCAACGTGGCGGACCGGCTGCGCGGCGACACCGTGATGATCTTCAACGGCGACGTCCTGTGCGGTGTCGACCTGCGCGCGCTGCTGGCCCGGCACCACGACAGCGCGGCCGATGTCACCCTCTACCTGACGAAGGTGCCCGATCCGCGTGCCTTCGGCTGCGTGCCGACCGACCCGGACGGCTGGGTGACGGCGTTCCTGGAGAAGGACCCCGACCCGGTCACCGACCAGATCAACGCCGGGGCCTACGTGTTCAAGCGGTCCGTCGTGGAGGCGATCCCGGCCGGGCGGGCGGTGTCGGTCGAGCGTGAGACGTTCCCCGGGCTGCTCGCCGCCGGCGCGCTGGTGGCGGGCTACGTCGACTCCGGCTACTGGCGCGACCTGGGCCGCCCGGCCGACTTCGTCGCCGGCTCGGCCGACCTGGTGCGCGGGCTCGCCCCGTCGCCGGCGCTGCCGGGGCCGGCCGGTGAGGCACTCGTGCTCGCCGGGGCGACGGTCGATCCGGCTGCGACGGTCACCGGCGGGACGACGGTCGGCGCCGGCTGCACGGTGGGCGCGGGTGCGGTGCTCGACGGTGCGGTGCTGTTCGACGGCAGCCGCGTGGCCGAGGGCGCGGTCGTGCGCCGATCGGTGGTCGGCTTCGGTGCGACGATCGGCGCGGGCACGGTGCTCGAGGACGCCGTGATCGGTGACCGCGCCCGGATCGGTGCCCGCATCGAACTGTGCGGCGGCGCGCGCGTCTGGCCCGACGCCGAGCTCACCGACGGTGCGATCCGCTTCTCCAGCGACCTGTGA
- a CDS encoding glycosyltransferase family 2 protein — translation MSHGEPVAVVAVIHDCAPGLPAFLESVRIATAAPLEIVLAHHGAQPVELADAIDASALRVVETGEVSYGRAANLGVRDTTAEFVALADPAVIWTPGSLDALLAATRRWPRGAAFGPLIQNAQGTVYPSARSVPSLSSGIGHALFGRWLPNNRWTGAYRRAREAPAERTTGWLVDTCVLLRRDAFDAIGGFEADQLVYLEDLELGERFAKAGWHNVYVPSAVVIGGSRQQDAIDRAQLAADRHRSVWAYLSRRYAGWRWWPVRVVLRAGLGARAVVARWLGRGR, via the coding sequence TTGAGCCACGGGGAGCCCGTCGCAGTCGTCGCGGTGATCCACGACTGTGCGCCCGGTCTGCCCGCGTTCCTCGAGTCCGTCCGGATCGCGACCGCCGCGCCGCTGGAAATCGTGCTCGCACACCACGGCGCGCAGCCGGTCGAGCTGGCGGACGCGATCGACGCGAGCGCGCTGCGCGTGGTCGAGACCGGCGAGGTGTCCTACGGCCGCGCCGCCAACCTCGGGGTGCGTGACACCACCGCAGAGTTCGTCGCGCTCGCCGACCCGGCGGTGATCTGGACGCCCGGCTCGCTGGACGCCCTGCTGGCCGCCACCCGCCGGTGGCCTCGTGGCGCCGCGTTCGGCCCGCTGATCCAGAACGCGCAGGGCACGGTGTACCCGTCCGCGCGGTCGGTGCCCTCGCTGTCCAGCGGGATCGGGCACGCCCTGTTCGGACGGTGGCTGCCGAACAACCGCTGGACCGGTGCATACCGGCGGGCACGCGAGGCGCCGGCCGAGCGCACCACCGGCTGGCTGGTGGACACCTGCGTGCTGTTGCGCCGCGACGCGTTCGACGCCATCGGCGGCTTCGAGGCCGACCAACTGGTCTACCTGGAGGATCTCGAGCTCGGTGAGCGGTTCGCCAAGGCCGGCTGGCACAACGTCTACGTCCCGTCGGCGGTAGTGATCGGGGGCAGCCGGCAACAGGACGCGATCGACCGGGCGCAGCTGGCCGCCGACCGGCATCGCAGCGTCTGGGCGTACCTGTCGCGGCGCTACGCCGGCTGGCGCTGGTGGCCGGTCCGGGTGGTGCTGCGGGCCGGCCTCGGCGCGCGCGCCGTCGTGGCCCGGTGGCTGGGCCGGGGGCGCTGA
- a CDS encoding VCBS repeat-containing protein: MSRRVVALLSAAAAVLAAAAVVAGPAPSSAALTASEWQAGNIISDSEFYNSSTMSVAQIQSFLDKQVPACASGYTCLKDYSTRTSSHAAQAGICAAYTGRSSETSAAIFYNVGRACGINPQVLLVLVQKEQGLVQATMPSQYAYDFATGANCPDSTGCDASSKGFFNQVYLAAYQFRYYRLHPTFYNYIAGRNNSIQYNPNTSCGAGTVFIQNQATAGLYIYTPYQPNAAALANLHGTGDKCSAYGNRNFWVFFNEWFAPPSEPFDRGGMIATKPDGTLWYYRNGGTPTHPFSSAVQIGLSGWQHLSRLTSGDVDGDGRTDLIGVRPDGSLWLYRNNGTSLPYSGRTRIGAYGWNAFDTLVAADVDGDGRSDLIARTPSGQLWLYRNTGTVSSPYAPGIRIGASGWQAFRTLVAADVDGDGRSDLLGVKANGSLWLYHNGGAPTAPFRRAAQIGVSGWTGFRQLIAQDVDADGRADLIGSKSDGSLLLYRAGASITRPYSSRVTIGTSGWQAFDRLLSGATPVPRAQQSADLIAVRPDGSGTLWRYQAQPPTKIIPVRQMIGAYGWSAFDRTMLGDVDGDGRADLVATKPNGTLWLYRNTGSASHPYGHAVRIGAYGWNAFDRIALGDVDGDGRADLVARRPDGSLWLYRNGGSVTHPFGKRAMIGTSGWNIFDRILLADVTGDKRVDLIATSADGTQWLYPNRRSLSRPFSGRNQTGLTGRQDFSAMAAADFTGDGHADVLYRERNGVVSLAQDGGQSRWPDGIRVGLGNWNGYAQIMAGDVDGDGLADVVTIDSRGGLWLFPNTGAAAQPLLARTQVGVSGWNAFATVLQGDVDGNGVPDLVGVRTDGSLWLYLGVISATRPFPTRARIGLSGWTGFPRLVLGDFTGDGRPDLLGITAANAAWLYPNTGNMSEPFSYASRELVSAPGVRATDLLTAVDLNGDGMADLLAKRADGTAWVSLSRHVPDQPFAAPVQVATGWQGYDRIVAGDLDANGRADLVARDTAGALWLIRADGRGELTLHPRQRIGISGWQSFTLLAL; encoded by the coding sequence ATGAGCCGGCGCGTGGTAGCGCTGCTGTCGGCGGCGGCCGCCGTGCTGGCCGCGGCTGCGGTCGTCGCCGGTCCCGCACCGTCGTCGGCGGCGCTCACCGCTTCCGAGTGGCAGGCCGGAAACATCATCAGCGACAGCGAGTTCTACAACTCCTCGACGATGTCGGTGGCCCAGATCCAGTCCTTCCTGGACAAGCAGGTGCCTGCCTGCGCCAGCGGCTACACCTGCCTGAAGGACTACTCGACGCGCACGTCGTCACACGCCGCGCAGGCCGGCATCTGTGCGGCGTACACCGGCCGCTCCAGCGAGACATCGGCCGCGATCTTCTACAACGTCGGCCGGGCGTGCGGCATCAACCCGCAGGTGCTGCTCGTGCTGGTGCAGAAGGAACAGGGCCTGGTCCAGGCAACCATGCCCAGCCAGTACGCCTACGACTTCGCCACCGGGGCGAACTGCCCGGACAGCACCGGGTGCGACGCCAGCTCGAAGGGCTTCTTCAACCAGGTCTATCTGGCGGCCTACCAGTTCCGGTACTACCGGCTGCACCCCACCTTCTACAACTACATCGCCGGCCGGAACAACTCGATCCAGTACAACCCGAACACGAGTTGCGGCGCCGGCACCGTCTTCATCCAGAACCAGGCCACGGCCGGGCTGTACATCTACACGCCCTACCAGCCGAACGCGGCCGCGCTCGCCAACCTGCACGGCACAGGCGACAAGTGCAGCGCCTACGGCAACCGCAACTTCTGGGTGTTCTTCAACGAGTGGTTCGCCCCGCCGAGTGAACCGTTCGACCGTGGCGGGATGATCGCGACCAAGCCGGACGGCACGCTCTGGTACTACCGCAACGGCGGCACCCCGACGCATCCGTTCAGCAGCGCAGTGCAGATCGGGCTCTCCGGCTGGCAGCACCTGTCCAGGCTGACGAGCGGTGACGTCGACGGCGACGGCCGCACCGACCTGATCGGCGTGCGTCCGGACGGCTCGCTCTGGCTGTACCGGAACAACGGCACGAGCCTGCCCTACTCCGGACGCACCCGGATCGGGGCGTACGGCTGGAACGCCTTCGACACGCTGGTCGCCGCCGACGTCGACGGCGACGGCCGCAGCGACCTCATCGCCCGGACCCCCTCGGGACAGCTGTGGCTCTACCGCAACACCGGCACGGTCAGCAGCCCGTATGCGCCGGGGATTCGCATCGGCGCGTCCGGCTGGCAGGCGTTCCGGACCTTGGTCGCCGCCGACGTCGACGGCGACGGCCGCAGCGACCTGCTCGGGGTCAAGGCGAACGGCTCGCTCTGGCTGTACCACAACGGCGGCGCGCCCACCGCACCGTTCCGCCGGGCGGCGCAGATCGGCGTGTCCGGGTGGACGGGCTTCCGGCAGCTGATCGCGCAGGACGTGGACGCCGACGGCCGCGCCGACCTGATCGGCTCGAAATCCGACGGCTCGCTGCTGCTCTATCGCGCCGGGGCCAGCATCACGCGTCCGTACAGCAGCCGGGTCACCATCGGCACGTCCGGCTGGCAGGCCTTCGACCGGCTGTTGTCCGGCGCGACGCCGGTGCCGCGCGCACAACAGTCCGCCGACCTGATCGCGGTACGGCCCGACGGCAGCGGCACCCTGTGGCGCTATCAGGCGCAGCCCCCGACCAAGATCATCCCGGTCCGGCAGATGATCGGCGCGTACGGCTGGAGTGCGTTCGACCGCACCATGCTCGGTGACGTCGACGGTGACGGCCGGGCCGATCTGGTCGCCACCAAGCCGAACGGGACGCTGTGGCTGTACCGCAACACCGGCAGCGCCAGCCATCCCTATGGACACGCGGTGCGGATCGGCGCCTACGGCTGGAACGCGTTCGACCGGATCGCGCTCGGGGACGTCGACGGTGACGGCCGGGCGGATCTGGTCGCCCGCCGGCCGGACGGGTCGCTGTGGCTGTACCGCAACGGCGGCAGCGTCACGCACCCGTTCGGCAAGCGCGCCATGATCGGGACGTCCGGCTGGAACATCTTCGACCGCATCCTGCTGGCCGATGTCACCGGCGACAAGCGGGTCGACCTGATCGCGACGAGCGCGGACGGCACCCAGTGGCTATACCCGAACCGGCGTTCGCTGTCGCGTCCGTTCTCCGGGCGGAACCAGACCGGACTGACGGGGCGCCAGGACTTCAGCGCGATGGCCGCGGCCGACTTCACCGGCGACGGCCACGCCGACGTGCTGTACCGGGAGCGCAACGGTGTTGTCTCGTTGGCTCAGGACGGCGGGCAGTCACGCTGGCCGGACGGGATCCGCGTCGGCCTGGGCAACTGGAACGGCTACGCGCAGATCATGGCCGGGGACGTCGACGGCGACGGGCTGGCCGACGTCGTCACCATCGATTCGCGTGGCGGGCTGTGGCTCTTCCCGAACACCGGCGCGGCGGCCCAGCCGTTACTTGCGCGTACGCAGGTCGGGGTGTCCGGCTGGAACGCCTTCGCCACCGTGCTGCAGGGGGACGTCGACGGCAACGGTGTCCCGGATCTCGTCGGCGTCCGGACCGACGGCTCGCTGTGGCTCTACCTCGGGGTGATCTCGGCCACCCGGCCGTTCCCGACCCGGGCCCGGATCGGGCTCTCCGGCTGGACCGGCTTCCCGCGCCTGGTGCTCGGCGACTTCACCGGCGACGGCCGTCCCGACCTGCTCGGCATCACCGCGGCGAACGCCGCCTGGCTGTACCCCAATACCGGCAACATGAGCGAACCGTTCTCCTACGCGTCCCGCGAGCTGGTCTCCGCGCCGGGCGTGCGGGCCACCGACCTGCTCACCGCAGTCGACCTGAACGGTGACGGGATGGCCGACCTGCTCGCCAAGCGGGCCGACGGCACCGCCTGGGTCTCGCTGAGCCGGCACGTCCCCGACCAGCCGTTCGCGGCGCCGGTGCAGGTGGCCACCGGATGGCAGGGCTACGACCGGATCGTGGCCGGTGACCTCGACGCGAACGGCCGGGCCGACCTCGTCGCGCGGGACACCGCCGGAGCGCTCTGGCTGATCCGCGCGGACGGGCGGGGCGAGCTGACGCTGCACCCGCGGCAGCGCATCGGCATCTCCGGCTGGCAGAGCTTCACCCTCCTGGCGCTCTGA
- a CDS encoding LCP family protein — translation MPSPSSDDAASGGPGQRGALPALPPELDPRGRRVARREARSTPGPTARPARTGPARTKLIVLVVCTALSVGLVAFAGTYWWRFHQFKSNLSRLDISAAQATSPGDIDGGDQNILVVGNDDRTDMTDAEVHELHTGRSGGSLNTDTMMIIHVPADGSRATLISLPRDSYVAIPGHGKAKLNSAYPDAYTAAHGSRASKRTAGANLLVRTVQALTGLHVDHYVQVDLLGFYRISNAIGGVTVNMCAAVKEKNSGIHLHKGKNVIKGVQALAFVRQRYGFPNGLGDLDRVKRQQYFLTAAFRKIVSAGIVLNPFKLQDLLGAISSSLYVDRSLDPLKLGRQLENLTADKITGKTIPTDGFADTDVGSVVVVHPSAVQAFVNAVVHPAATKSATRKATAAKSTKKATSTKTAAIDAKCIY, via the coding sequence GTGCCCAGCCCCAGCTCCGACGACGCCGCCAGCGGTGGGCCGGGGCAGCGCGGCGCGCTGCCGGCCCTGCCGCCGGAGCTGGACCCGCGCGGCCGGCGGGTCGCCCGCAGGGAAGCTCGCAGCACCCCCGGCCCGACGGCACGACCGGCCCGGACCGGGCCGGCACGCACCAAGCTGATCGTGCTGGTGGTGTGCACCGCGCTGTCCGTCGGGCTGGTCGCCTTCGCCGGCACCTACTGGTGGAGGTTCCACCAGTTCAAGTCGAACCTGAGCCGGCTGGACATCTCCGCCGCGCAGGCGACGAGCCCGGGCGACATCGACGGCGGCGACCAGAACATCCTGGTGGTCGGCAACGACGACCGCACCGACATGACCGATGCCGAGGTGCACGAACTGCACACCGGACGCAGCGGCGGCAGCCTGAACACCGACACGATGATGATCATCCACGTGCCGGCGGACGGCTCCCGCGCCACGCTGATCTCGTTGCCGCGCGACTCGTACGTCGCGATCCCCGGGCACGGCAAGGCGAAGCTGAACTCCGCCTATCCCGACGCCTACACCGCCGCGCACGGCAGCCGGGCCAGCAAGCGCACCGCGGGCGCGAACCTGCTGGTGCGCACCGTGCAGGCGCTGACCGGCCTGCACGTGGATCACTACGTGCAGGTCGACCTCCTCGGCTTCTACCGCATCAGCAACGCGATCGGCGGTGTCACGGTGAACATGTGTGCCGCGGTGAAGGAGAAGAACTCCGGCATCCACCTGCACAAGGGCAAGAACGTGATCAAGGGGGTTCAGGCGCTCGCGTTCGTCCGGCAGCGCTACGGCTTCCCGAACGGGCTGGGCGACCTGGACCGGGTCAAGCGCCAGCAGTACTTCCTCACCGCCGCGTTCCGCAAGATCGTCTCGGCCGGCATCGTGCTCAACCCGTTCAAGCTCCAGGATCTGCTCGGCGCGATCTCCAGTTCGCTGTACGTCGACCGCTCGCTCGACCCGCTCAAGCTCGGCAGGCAACTGGAGAACCTCACCGCCGACAAGATCACCGGCAAGACGATCCCGACGGACGGCTTCGCCGACACGGACGTCGGCAGCGTGGTCGTCGTGCACCCGAGTGCCGTGCAGGCGTTCGTGAACGCGGTCGTGCACCCGGCCGCGACGAAGTCGGCGACCCGCAAGGCGACCGCTGCCAAGAGCACGAAGAAGGCCACCAGCACGAAGACCGCTGCCATCGACGCGAAATGCATCTACTGA